Proteins encoded by one window of Rutidosis leptorrhynchoides isolate AG116_Rl617_1_P2 chromosome 7, CSIRO_AGI_Rlap_v1, whole genome shotgun sequence:
- the LOC139857846 gene encoding serine/threonine-protein kinase SAPK3-like, protein MFTMEEKYEPLKELGAGNFGVARLVKDKKTKELFAVKYIERGKKIDENVQREIINHRSLRHPNIVRFKEVLLTKTHLAIVMEYAAGGELFGKITSAGRFSEDEARFFFQQLLSGVSYCHSMEICHRDLKLENTLLDGSPTPRLKICDFGYSKSGLLHSQPKSTVGTPAYIAPEVLSRKEYDGKIADVWSCGVTLYVMLVGAYPFEDPEDPRNFRKTIGRIVSVQYSIPDYVRVSADCRHLLSHIFVTNPSKRITIEEIKKHPWFLKNMPKDLVEGEKTNYENANRDQSLQSVDEINRIIQEAKVPGESSTTSGGELAGIGGSIDPDDEEFDLEDEIDYSGEHSGHI, encoded by the exons ATGTTTACAATGGAGGAAAAATATGAGCCATTGAAAGAACTTGGTGCTGGCAACTTTGGAGTTGCAAGACTTGTTAAAGATAAGAAGACTAAAGAGTTATTTGCTGTCAAATACATTGAAAGAGGCAAAAAG ATTGATGAAAATGTTCAGAGGGAAATCATTAACCACCGGTCGTTAAGGCATCCAAATATCGTGAGGTTCAAGGAG GTTTTGTTAACCAAGACACATTTGGCTATAGTCATGGAATATGCAGCCGGTGGTGAACTGTTTGGAAAGATCACCAGTGCTGGCAGATTCAGTGAAGATGAG GCTCGATTCTTCTTCCAACAACTTTTATCAGGAGTCAGCTACTGCCATTCCATG GAAATTTGTCATAGAGATCTGAAATTAGAGAACACTCTCCTAGATGGGAGTCCAACTCCGCGTCTCAAAATTTGCGATTTTGGTTATTCAAAG TCGGGTTTATTGCACTCGCAACCAAAATCTACTGTTGGAACACCAGCTTACATTGCGCCTGAGGTTCTATCTCGGAAAGAATATGACGGAAAG ATTGCAGATGTTTGGTCCTGTGGGGTGACACTGTATGTTATGTTGGTTGGAGCTTACCCTTTTGAGGATCCTGAAGACCCTCGAAATTTCCGTAAAACTATTGGG AGAATCGTAAGCGTTCAGTATTCAATACCGGATTATGTGCGTGTTTCTGCTGATTGTAGACACCTTCTATCTCATATATTCGTTACAAATCCCTCAAAG AGAATCACAATAGAGGAAATCAAGAAACATCCATGGTTTTTAAAAAACATGCCGAAAGATCTTGTTGAAGGTGAGAAAACAAATTATGAGAATGCAAATCGTGACCAATCACTGCAAAGCGTTGATGAGATTAACCGAATCATACAAGAGGCGAAGGTTCCTGGTGAAAGTTCTACCACCAGTGGCGGTGAGCTGGCGGGGATTGGTGGATCGATAGATCCCGATGATGAGGAATTCGATTTGGAGGATGAGATCGATTATAGTGGAGAACATTCTGGTCATATTTGA
- the LOC139857502 gene encoding small ribosomal subunit protein eS1-like produces the protein ISIRLICRKNKRISKGKKGGKKKAADPFSKKDWYDIKAPSLFSTRNVGKTLVSRTQGTKIASEGLKHRVFEVSLADLQNDEDHAYRKIRLRAEDVQGKNVLTQFWGMDFTTDKLRSLVKKWQSLIEAHVDVKTTDNYTLRMFCIGFTKKRANQVKRTCYAQSSQIRQIRRKMREIMVTQAQSCDLKELVQKFIPESIGREIEKATSSIYPLQNVFIRKVKILKAPKFDIGKLMEVHGDYSDDVGVKMERPAEEAVPETTEVIGA, from the exons ATTTCAATTCGATTGATTTGCAGAAAGAACAAGCGAATTTCAAAGGGAAAGAAGGGTGGAAAGAAGAAAGC TGCTGATCCATTTTCAAAGAAGGATTGGTATGATATCAAAGCACCATCACTATTCAGTACCAGAAATGTTGGCAAAACCCTAGTTTCACGAACTCAGGGTACAAAG ATTGCTTCAGAAGGTCTCAAACATCGTGTTTTTGAAGTATCATTGGCCGACCTTCAAAATGATGAGGATCATGCCTACAGAAAGATCCGTTTGAGAGCTGAAGATGTTCAAGGAAAGAATGTCTTGACCCAATTCTGG GGCATGGACTTTACTACTGACAAATTGAGATCTTTAGTGAAGAAATGGCAGTCTTTGATTGAGGCACATGTTGATGTCAAGACCACAGACAACTACACTTTGAGGATGTTCTGCATTGGTTTTACTAAGAAACGTGCTAACCAAGTGAAGCGTACCTGCTATGCACAATCAAGCCAGATCCGACAG ATTCGTCGCAAAATGAGGGAGATAATGGTGACCCAGGCGCAATCTTGTGACCTTAAAGAGCTGGTTCAGAAATTTATTCCCGAATCTATTGGTCGAGAGATTGAGAAAGCTACATCTAGCATTTACCCACTACAAAATGTCTTCATTCGCAAAGTCAAGATCTTGAAGGCACCAAAGTTTGATATTGGCAAATTAATGGAG GTTCATGGTGATTATTCAGATGATGTAGGTGTTAAGATGGAGAGGCCTGCAGAGGAAGCAGTGCCAGAAACAACTGAGGTGATCGGTGCTTGA